A genome region from Ctenopharyngodon idella isolate HZGC_01 chromosome 5, HZGC01, whole genome shotgun sequence includes the following:
- the ptrh1 gene encoding probable peptidyl-tRNA hydrolase: protein MSNTTAHSKVWAAVTQAFKLPMAFIRRMITKLINRVLMSTLPSPKMAGQAIVDCNRRKMVVGLGNPGMSGSRHSVGMAVLTTLAERLGTPDSWRSDRQVSGEVVVTHLQDIQLVLLRPKLLMNINGVSVAKAASKFLIPPEHILLIHDELDKPLGKFGIKHGGSARGHNGVRSCVDCLHTDVMPRLRIGIGRPSGKTPVDRYVLGRFSQEEQNILDSVMKQSVDVLLTFLTDSQSQTSPAEGRRASRKNKARTLSPPQDTTEEHKQN, encoded by the exons ATGAGTAACACCACAGCTCATAGCAAAGTCTGGGCTGCTGTGACACAAGCTTTCAAACTGCCAATGGCTTTCATAAGGCGGATGATAACGAAGCTGATTAACCGAGTGTTGATGAGCACGCTGCCATCACCGAAGATGGCTGGTCAAGCGATAGTTGACTGTAATAGAAGGAAAATG GTTGTCGGGCTGGGAAACCCTGGTATGAGTGGTTCTCGACATAGTGTTGGTATGGCTGTGCTTACAACATTAGCAGAACGTTTGGGAACGCCAGACAGCTGGAGGTCTGACCGACAAGTCTCAGGAGAGGTTGTTGTAACGCACCTTCAAGACATCCAGTTGGTTCTTCTTCGACCTAAGTTGCTCATGAACATCAATGGTGTGAGTGTGGCAAAAGCAG CCAGCAAATTTTTAATTCCACCTGAACATATTCTCCTGATTCATGATGAGCTTGACAAGCCGCTTGGGAAGTTCGGCATTAAACATGGTGGAAGTGCAAG GGGTCACAATGGTGTGAGATCATGTGTGGACTGCCTTCATACTGAT GTGATGCCACGGTTGCGCATTGGTATTGGGCGACCGTCAGGAAAAACGCCTGTCGACCGTTACGTTTTGGGACGTTTTTCACAAGAGGAACAAAATATTCTAGACTCTGTCATGAAGCAGAGTGTAGACGTTCTGCTGACATTTCTCACAGACTCGCAATCCCAGACTTCTCCAGCAGAGGGAAGGAGAGCGTCACGCAAGAATAAAGCAAGGACACTTTCACCGCCTCAGGACACCACAGAAGAGCACAAACAGAACTGA